One Colias croceus chromosome 7, ilColCroc2.1 genomic window carries:
- the LOC123693188 gene encoding uncharacterized protein LOC123693188: MGDQTPETTKLATFFSSINKFAYLCGLPNFVNNDYNLPPSLVRFNAIYVKIINTMLLTFVVIENLSFITQKNLTPKQKNDLLTLGVSHFMLCFYYISLYLNRDTVKQIAYTLTISLKKIYNNENVENAAIKRSKLYAVMFLALYGKFITVITAFPDVEEDNVAGNIWRVVFYVFWWFFMVRVMALFVVVITSIIYLSYQYTNLQSYFYSLTTIFDEDISQSEKEMKYEQALKTGIQLHIDTLRCTDDIQQAFYVVLSVQLMINMMTVVLVMIRVMTSEHTPMNFLATGVMGSAILIGTGFFMWNMGDVTVEASKVPTAIYSSGWENCTRGSSARVRHLIFFSIAQGQKNVAIRALGVVELSYASYVTLVKSSYSVFSLFY, from the exons ATGGGGGACCAAACTCCTGAAACAACTAAACTAGCGACCTTTTTTTCTTCAATCAACAAATTTGCCTACCTTTGTGGGCTACCAAACtttgtaaataatgattaCAATTTACCGCCTTCCCTTGTCCGCTTCAATGCAATATacgtgaaaataataaatacaatgttaCTTACTTTCGTCGTTATAGAAAACCTGTCGTTTATCACACAAAAAAATCTTACGCCAAAGCAGAAAAACGATTTGTTGACTTTGGGCGTTTCTCACTTCATGCTTTGTTTCTATTACATTAGTTTGTATCTGAATAGGGATACTGTGAAGCAAATAGCATATACTTTGACGATATCTTTgaagaaaatttacaataatgaGAATGTAGAGAATGCCGCTATAAAAAGGTCCAAATTATACGCGGTGATGTTCCTTGCATTGT atGGAAAATTCATCACCGTGATTACAGCCTTTCCAGATGTTGAAGAGGACAACGTGGCTGGGAACATATGGAGAgttgtattttatgtattttggtGGTTCTTTATGGTGCGAGTTATGGCCTTGTTTGTCGTGGTCATAACAtccattatttatttgagtTATCAGTATACAAATCTACAAAGCTACTTTTACAGTCTCACCACGATATTTGACGAAGACATAAGTCAGTCGGAAAAGGAGATGAAATACGAGCAAGCTCTTAAGACTGGCATACAGTTGCATATAGATACATTAAG ATGCACGGATGATATCCAGCAAGCGTTCTACGTAGTATTAAGTGTCCAGCTAATGATAAATATGATGACTGTCGTTCTGGTCATGATTCGTGTTATG ACATCAGAGCACACTCCCATGAACTTTTTAGCTACGGGCGTTATGGGGTCCGCCATTCTGATAGGTACTGGTTTCTTCATGTGGAACATGGGAGATGTCACTGTCGAG GCAAGCAAGGTTCCCACAGCTATCTACAGCTCTGGGTGGGAAAACTGTACCAGAGGCTCGTCGGCTCGCGTGCGACACCTCATCTTTTTCTCTATAGCACAAGGACAG aagAATGTGGCCATACGAGCTTTGGGGGTTGTCGAGCTTTCCTACGCATCTTATGTAACG CTCGTAAAATCGTCATACAGCGTTTTCTCTTTGTTTTACTAA
- the LOC123693389 gene encoding histone-lysine N-methyltransferase PRDM9-like isoform X2, translating to MRTYSRKPPDHQLIDGVLELCRLCLRKPINPMTIFDNDDRKFCGSLPMRIMICLGLECCRDLDNYYDFKKKCMLSYRKLKSHLIAVKELEVKKAAELKLKLENYCNFKSDLPEIDGEEGVNDLSDEDNEIILSLTDEDALEVINIFNETTACAGDQPEDEQVQEPSVTTSYNINDSLDFLNSVSSESIPPIPEDVTSFLSTILVQLGVLIKDSTNEKIVVIDRTFKNVRLETSDGPVILELVEEDEEPKKEPKKEEPEEPEPEREIDKNSTVEFVYNATNGILSGKAMCVTCGKHFATRAAMVRHERTHSGVRPYACDVCQRAFTQKEVLRRHQLTHQAERPFKCARCPKGFTQRAALRSHELTQHTPHLRPLALHRCKQCPKVFLHPSGLSRHMVAHTDRYYACNMCARAFKDKSSLLRHLKTIKHTT from the exons atGCGAACATATTCACGGAAACCTCCGGACCATCAACTCATCGACGGTGTGCTGGAGTTGTGTCGTCTCTGCCTTCGAAAACCCATTAATCCTATGACGATTTTCGATAATGACGACAGAAAGTTTTGTGGATCCCTGCCTATGAGGATAATGATATGTCTTGGTTTGGAG TGCTGCAGGGacttagataattattatgatttcaaAAAGAAATGTATGCTATCCTATAGAAAACTCAAATCACACCTTATAGCTGTAAAAGAACTAGAGGTTAAAAAAGCAGCcgaattaaagttaaaattggaaaattattgtaatttcaaATCTGATTTACCAGAAATTGATGGGGAGGAGGGGGTGAACGATCTTAGTGATGAGGACAATGAGATTATATTGTCGTTGACTGACGAAGATGCCTTGGAAGTTATTAACATATTCAATGAGACGACGGCTTGTGCTGGAGACCAGCCTGAGGATGAGCAG GTACAGGAGCCAAGCGTCACAACTTCCTACAACATAAATGATAGCCTAGACTTTCTAAATTCAGTCAGTTCTGAATCCATTCCGCCTATACCTGAAGATGTTACCAGTTTCCTCTCGACAATCCTCGTTCAACTGGGAGTGCTGATAAAGGATAGtacaaatgaaaaaattgTTGTCATTGACCGTACATTCAAGAATGTGAGATTGGAAACTAGCGATGGTCCTGTTATCCTGGAGCTCGTTGAGGAGGATGAG GAACCAAAAAAAGAACCTAAAAAAGAAGAACCGGAGGAACCAGAACCGGAAAGGGAAATTGATAAAAACAGCACAGTTGAATTTGTTTATAATGCCACCAATGGGATACTGAG tGGCAAGGCTATGTGCGTAACATGCGGCAAGCACTTCGCGACGCGCGCGGCGATGGTCCGCCACGAGCGGACGCACTCGGGCGTACGGCCTTACGCCTGCGACGTGTGTCAGCGTGCCTTCACACAGAAGGAGGTGTTACGCCGCCACCAGCTCACACACCAAG CGGAGCGGCCGTTCAAGTGCGCGCGCTGCCCCAAGGGCTTCACGCAGCGCGCGGCGCTCCGCTCGCACGAGCTGACGCAGCACACGCCGCACCTGCGCCCGCTGGCCCTGCACCGCTGCAAGCAGTGCCCCAAGGTGTTCCTGCACCCGTCTG GTTTAAGCCGGCACATGGTAGCTCACACGGACCGCTACTACGCATGCAACATGTGTGCACGCGCCTTTAAAGACAAGAGTTCGCTCTTACGGCACCTCAAGACGATCAAACACACCACCTAG
- the LOC123693320 gene encoding uncharacterized protein LOC123693320, producing MLTLMTSEYIAFFTQKNLSDKQASDQIMFAISHPILMSYSFSILYYRKDIRKLLFKLSVVLKEGYNDLEIETQMIRKAKLYSTFYVMSFSAALFFYAFDGIMQVVKKGDTFTTVILAWPDVQQRGILPDFIRIAVYFLWWLFMFRVSAVYVLVISLTITLSYQYKNLQSYFYKLEDIFKDVNVENFEQKEKEYERALKVGISLHSDTIWCVRECQRICSWVFSGQITFNFTVFCMLMLQMVNSERTLMGVLATLSTSASLLMATGFFMCNAGDITVEAAALPTAIFFSGWQHCRGATSVRIRNLLVVAICQSQKPVEIQCFNVIKMSYQSFVSIVKASYSVFSILY from the exons ATGCTTACGTTGATGACCTCTGAATATATAGCGTTTTTCACGCAAAAAAATCTGAGTGATAAGCAGGCATCTGATCAAATTATGTTTGCTATTTCTCATCCAATACTCATGTCATATTCCTTCAGCATTTTATATTACAGGAAGGATATTAGGAAGCTGTTATTCAAGCTCTCTGTGGTTTTAAAAGAGGGCTACAACGATTTGGAAATAGAGACACAAATGATTAGAAAGGCGAAGTTGTATTCTACATTTTATGTTATGAGCTTTAGCGCTGCTTTGTTTTTTTACGCTTTTGATGGTATTATGCAGGTTGTTAAAAAAG gCGACACTTTCACAACGGTAATTTTGGCATGGCCGGATGTACAACAAAGGGGAATATTGCCAGATTTTATAAGGATTGCCGTGTATTTCCTGTGGTGGCTTTTCATGTTTCGTGTATCAGCCGTCTATGTATTAGTTATTTCTTTAACGATAACGTTGAGTTATCAGTATAAGAATTTACAAAGCTATTTTTACAAACtagaagatatttttaaagatgttAATGTGGAGAATTTTGAACAAAAGGAGAAGGAATATGAACGTGCATTGAAAGTTGGTATTTCATTGCATTCTGATACTATTTG GTGTGTAAGGGAGTGTCAACGAATTTGCAGCTGGGTGTTCAGTGGCCAAATTACTTTCAATTTTACTGTATTTTGCATGCTTATGCTCCAAATGGTG AATTCTGAGCGCACATTAATGGGTGTTTTGGCGACCTTGTCAACGAGCGCATCTCTCTTGATGGCTACTGGTTTCTTCATGTGCAATGCTGGCGATATTACTGTTGAA gcAGCTGCATTGCCAACGGCTATTTTCTTTTCGGGATGGCAACATTGCCGCGGCGCCACTTCTGTTCGCATCAGGAATTTGTTAGTTGTTGCCATTTGTCAAAGCCAG AAACCCGTCGAGATACAATGTttcaatgttattaaaatgtcGTACCAGTCATTTGTTtcg ATTGTTAAAGCTTCGTATTcagtattttcaattttatattga
- the LOC123693389 gene encoding histone-lysine N-methyltransferase PRDM9-like isoform X3: MSWFGEIDGEEGVNDLSDEDNEIILSLTDEDALEVINIFNETTACAGDQPEDEQVQEPSVTTSYNINDSLDFLNSVSSESIPPIPEDVTSFLSTILVQLGVLIKDSTNEKIVVIDRTFKNVRLETSDGPVILELVEEDEEPKKEPKKEEPEEPEPEREIDKNSTVEFVYNATNGILSGKAMCVTCGKHFATRAAMVRHERTHSGVRPYACDVCQRAFTQKEVLRRHQLTHQAERPFKCARCPKGFTQRAALRSHELTQHTPHLRPLALHRCKQCPKVFLHPSGLSRHMVAHTDRYYACNMCARAFKDKSSLLRHLKTIKHTT; the protein is encoded by the exons ATGTCTTGGTTTGGAG AAATTGATGGGGAGGAGGGGGTGAACGATCTTAGTGATGAGGACAATGAGATTATATTGTCGTTGACTGACGAAGATGCCTTGGAAGTTATTAACATATTCAATGAGACGACGGCTTGTGCTGGAGACCAGCCTGAGGATGAGCAG GTACAGGAGCCAAGCGTCACAACTTCCTACAACATAAATGATAGCCTAGACTTTCTAAATTCAGTCAGTTCTGAATCCATTCCGCCTATACCTGAAGATGTTACCAGTTTCCTCTCGACAATCCTCGTTCAACTGGGAGTGCTGATAAAGGATAGtacaaatgaaaaaattgTTGTCATTGACCGTACATTCAAGAATGTGAGATTGGAAACTAGCGATGGTCCTGTTATCCTGGAGCTCGTTGAGGAGGATGAG GAACCAAAAAAAGAACCTAAAAAAGAAGAACCGGAGGAACCAGAACCGGAAAGGGAAATTGATAAAAACAGCACAGTTGAATTTGTTTATAATGCCACCAATGGGATACTGAG tGGCAAGGCTATGTGCGTAACATGCGGCAAGCACTTCGCGACGCGCGCGGCGATGGTCCGCCACGAGCGGACGCACTCGGGCGTACGGCCTTACGCCTGCGACGTGTGTCAGCGTGCCTTCACACAGAAGGAGGTGTTACGCCGCCACCAGCTCACACACCAAG CGGAGCGGCCGTTCAAGTGCGCGCGCTGCCCCAAGGGCTTCACGCAGCGCGCGGCGCTCCGCTCGCACGAGCTGACGCAGCACACGCCGCACCTGCGCCCGCTGGCCCTGCACCGCTGCAAGCAGTGCCCCAAGGTGTTCCTGCACCCGTCTG GTTTAAGCCGGCACATGGTAGCTCACACGGACCGCTACTACGCATGCAACATGTGTGCACGCGCCTTTAAAGACAAGAGTTCGCTCTTACGGCACCTCAAGACGATCAAACACACCACCTAG
- the LOC123693389 gene encoding histone-lysine N-methyltransferase PRDM9-like isoform X1, which yields MRTYSRKPPDHQLIDGVLELCRLCLRKPINPMTIFDNDDRKFCGSLPMRIMICLGLEITNEECLPNMICSQCCRDLDNYYDFKKKCMLSYRKLKSHLIAVKELEVKKAAELKLKLENYCNFKSDLPEIDGEEGVNDLSDEDNEIILSLTDEDALEVINIFNETTACAGDQPEDEQVQEPSVTTSYNINDSLDFLNSVSSESIPPIPEDVTSFLSTILVQLGVLIKDSTNEKIVVIDRTFKNVRLETSDGPVILELVEEDEEPKKEPKKEEPEEPEPEREIDKNSTVEFVYNATNGILSGKAMCVTCGKHFATRAAMVRHERTHSGVRPYACDVCQRAFTQKEVLRRHQLTHQAERPFKCARCPKGFTQRAALRSHELTQHTPHLRPLALHRCKQCPKVFLHPSGLSRHMVAHTDRYYACNMCARAFKDKSSLLRHLKTIKHTT from the exons atGCGAACATATTCACGGAAACCTCCGGACCATCAACTCATCGACGGTGTGCTGGAGTTGTGTCGTCTCTGCCTTCGAAAACCCATTAATCCTATGACGATTTTCGATAATGACGACAGAAAGTTTTGTGGATCCCTGCCTATGAGGATAATGATATGTCTTGGTTTGGAG ATTACCAATGAAGAGTGTTTACCTAACATGATATGTTCACAGTGCTGCAGGGacttagataattattatgatttcaaAAAGAAATGTATGCTATCCTATAGAAAACTCAAATCACACCTTATAGCTGTAAAAGAACTAGAGGTTAAAAAAGCAGCcgaattaaagttaaaattggaaaattattgtaatttcaaATCTGATTTACCAGAAATTGATGGGGAGGAGGGGGTGAACGATCTTAGTGATGAGGACAATGAGATTATATTGTCGTTGACTGACGAAGATGCCTTGGAAGTTATTAACATATTCAATGAGACGACGGCTTGTGCTGGAGACCAGCCTGAGGATGAGCAG GTACAGGAGCCAAGCGTCACAACTTCCTACAACATAAATGATAGCCTAGACTTTCTAAATTCAGTCAGTTCTGAATCCATTCCGCCTATACCTGAAGATGTTACCAGTTTCCTCTCGACAATCCTCGTTCAACTGGGAGTGCTGATAAAGGATAGtacaaatgaaaaaattgTTGTCATTGACCGTACATTCAAGAATGTGAGATTGGAAACTAGCGATGGTCCTGTTATCCTGGAGCTCGTTGAGGAGGATGAG GAACCAAAAAAAGAACCTAAAAAAGAAGAACCGGAGGAACCAGAACCGGAAAGGGAAATTGATAAAAACAGCACAGTTGAATTTGTTTATAATGCCACCAATGGGATACTGAG tGGCAAGGCTATGTGCGTAACATGCGGCAAGCACTTCGCGACGCGCGCGGCGATGGTCCGCCACGAGCGGACGCACTCGGGCGTACGGCCTTACGCCTGCGACGTGTGTCAGCGTGCCTTCACACAGAAGGAGGTGTTACGCCGCCACCAGCTCACACACCAAG CGGAGCGGCCGTTCAAGTGCGCGCGCTGCCCCAAGGGCTTCACGCAGCGCGCGGCGCTCCGCTCGCACGAGCTGACGCAGCACACGCCGCACCTGCGCCCGCTGGCCCTGCACCGCTGCAAGCAGTGCCCCAAGGTGTTCCTGCACCCGTCTG GTTTAAGCCGGCACATGGTAGCTCACACGGACCGCTACTACGCATGCAACATGTGTGCACGCGCCTTTAAAGACAAGAGTTCGCTCTTACGGCACCTCAAGACGATCAAACACACCACCTAG